A genomic region of Thunnus maccoyii chromosome 13, fThuMac1.1, whole genome shotgun sequence contains the following coding sequences:
- the LOC121910450 gene encoding extensin-like encodes MLLAPEYLHPACIPPASHLHPTCIPPTSHLHPTCIPPASHLHPTYIPPASHLHPTYIPPTSHLHPTCIPPASHLHPTCIPPASHLHPNYIPPASHLHPTCIPPASHLHPTCIPPTSRLHPTCIPPTSHLHPTCIPPTSHLHPNYIPPASHLHPTCIPPTSRLHPTCIPPTSHLHPTYIPPTSHLHPTYIPPTSYLHPTYIPPTSYLHPTCIPPTSYLHPAYIPPASHLHPTYIPPTSYLHPTYIPPTSHLHPTCIPPTSYLHPAYIPPASYLHPTYIPPASHLHPTCIPPTSHLHPTCIPPTSHLHPTCIPPASHLHPTYILPASHLHPTCIPPTSYLHPAYIPPINVHRLVADKIIHMSNIQQLLNNTAWLFTDHMCRPV; translated from the exons ATGTTG TTAGCCCCCGAATACCTGCATCCCGCCTGCATCCCACCTGCATCCCACCTACATCCCACCTGCATCCCACCTACATCCCACCTGCATCCCACCTGCATCCCACCTGCATCCCACCTACATCCCACCTACATCCCACCTGCATCCCACCTGCATCCCACCTACATCCCACCTACATCCCACCTGCATCCCACCTGCATCCCACCTGCATCCCACCTACATCCCACCTGCATCCCACCTGCATCCCACCTGCATCCTAACTACATCCCACCTGCATCCCACCTGCATCCTACCTGCATCCCACCTGCATCCCACCTACATCCCACCTGCATCCCACCTACATCCCGCCTACATCCTACCTGCATCCCACCTACATCCCACCTACATCCTACCTGCATCCCACCTACATCCCACCTACATCCTAACTACATCCCGCCTGCATCCCACCTACATCCCACCTGCATCCCACCTACATCCCGCCTACATCCTACCTGCATCCCACCTACATCCCACCTGCATCCCACCTACATCCCACCTACATCCCACCTACATCCCACCTACATCCCACCTACATCCTACCTGCATCCCACCTACATCCCACCTACATCCTACCTGCATCCCACCTGCATCCCACCTACATCCTACCTGCATCCCGCCTACATCCCACCTGCATCCCACCTGCATCCCACCTACATCCCACCTACATCCTACCTGCATCCCACCTACATCCCACCTACATCCCACCTGCATCCCACCTGCATCCCACCTACATCCTACCTGCATCCCGCCTACATCCCACCTGCATCCTACCTGCATCCCACCTACATCCCACCTGCATCCCACCTACATCCTACCTGCATCCCACCTACATCCCACCTACATCCTACCTGCATCCCACCTACATCCCACCTACATCCTACCTGCATCCCACCTGCATCCCACCTGCATCCCACCTACATCCTACCTGCATCCCACCTGCATCCCACCTGCATCCCACCTACATCCTACCTGCATCCCGCCTACATCCCACCT ATCAACGTGCACAGACTTGTTGCAGACAAGATAATCCACATGAGCAACATACAGCAGCTCCTTAACAACACAGCGTGGTTGTTCACAGACCATATGTGTCGACCTGTGTGA